One region of Maledivibacter sp. genomic DNA includes:
- the deoC gene encoding deoxyribose-phosphate aldolase, whose amino-acid sequence MDNSISLADIASIIDISAVRTDVTLAEIEQMVLLAKQYRFICTFTMPCFTEKLIDMLKDEKDIMVGGVVGFPSGADTTSIKVATAKEMRMLGCNELDMVINVGALKSGKYDKVKDDIKAVVEAADGLPVKSILEIAYLTSDEIVRGSEIAVEAGVSYVKTGTGWGNKPTTVEIIKLIKRTIGDSAKIKAAGGIRNLDTVIEMMEAGCSRFGIGLNSAISIMNEANKLLGKETTGNNATLALNDNY is encoded by the coding sequence ATGGACAATAGTATTAGTCTAGCCGATATTGCAAGCATTATTGATATCAGTGCTGTGCGTACCGACGTGACTTTAGCTGAGATTGAGCAAATGGTTTTATTAGCAAAACAATATAGATTTATTTGTACCTTTACAATGCCATGCTTTACAGAAAAGCTCATAGATATGCTAAAGGATGAAAAGGATATCATGGTGGGTGGTGTTGTAGGTTTTCCATCGGGGGCAGATACCACATCCATAAAGGTTGCAACAGCAAAGGAAATGAGGATGCTAGGGTGTAATGAATTAGATATGGTGATAAATGTTGGGGCCCTTAAGAGTGGTAAATACGATAAGGTCAAGGATGATATCAAGGCAGTAGTTGAGGCCGCCGATGGATTACCGGTGAAATCAATCCTGGAAATCGCTTACCTAACCAGCGATGAAATTGTAAGAGGCAGTGAAATTGCAGTAGAAGCAGGGGTATCCTATGTAAAAACTGGTACTGGTTGGGGTAATAAGCCCACCACTGTAGAGATAATAAAGCTTATAAAGAGAACCATTGGAGATTCAGCAAAAATAAAGGCTGCGGGAGGTATAAGAAATCTAGACACCGTTATTGAGATGATGGAAGCGGGATGTAGTAGATTTGGAATTGGACTTAATTCTGCTATTTCCATTATGAATGAGGCCAATAAACTTCTTGGTAAAGAGACCACGGGTAATAATGCTACCTTGGCTTTAAATGATAATTATTAA
- a CDS encoding GntR family transcriptional regulator, producing MEKIPAYMRVYGILKRQIIEREYMVGDLLPAEPVLEKKFNVSRTTIRKAVGMLSREGFVVKKQGVGTQILDHKTMQNLNYVTSISETLEKKGYTVTTKFLGMDVINPSIQIAADLQIQPYDRVVCIKRIKFVEGKAIAIMKNYLIYDMVQGIKDINENFNSLYKFVKENYNICIDAARDTISAKSANIWEGEMLDISVGSALLALRRICYQQSKPVCVDIVSIVGDRYEFVVNMSGREDD from the coding sequence GTGGAAAAGATTCCCGCATATATGAGAGTTTATGGGATATTGAAAAGGCAAATAATCGAAAGAGAATATATGGTAGGAGATTTATTGCCAGCGGAGCCAGTTTTAGAAAAGAAATTTAATGTTAGTCGTACGACCATACGTAAGGCTGTAGGAATGTTATCTAGGGAAGGTTTTGTTGTAAAAAAGCAAGGTGTAGGAACGCAAATATTGGATCATAAAACTATGCAAAATCTAAATTATGTTACTTCTATTTCTGAAACTCTAGAAAAGAAGGGGTATACAGTAACTACTAAGTTCTTGGGTATGGATGTTATTAATCCATCTATCCAAATAGCCGCTGATTTGCAAATACAACCCTATGATAGGGTTGTGTGTATTAAACGTATTAAGTTTGTAGAGGGTAAAGCCATAGCAATAATGAAGAATTATCTTATATATGATATGGTTCAAGGTATAAAAGATATCAATGAAAATTTTAATTCTTTATATAAATTTGTTAAGGAGAACTATAATATTTGTATAGACGCCGCAAGGGATACTATTTCAGCAAAATCAGCAAATATATGGGAAGGAGAAATGCTGGATATTTCTGTGGGCAGTGCATTATTGGCTTTAAGGAGGATATGTTATCAACAAAGCAAACCAGTTTGCGTAGATATTGTTAGTATTGTTGGTGATAGATATGAATTTGTTGTAAACATGAGTGGAAGAGAAGACGATTAA
- a CDS encoding sugar ABC transporter substrate-binding protein, which translates to MKKVMSLLLITLLIFSLIGCSVDNPSQNEEASSSKSEEAPNNDKTAKVKKKDPKDMVFAISLGWMENESGQRQKYAFETAIKELGGTYSIVDANYDAKKQSEQIEAFIKAKPDALFITPSDPVGISEAVKHAIDAGIPVFCSDGFVPGAAVTTTVAFDNFAGGAWTMEQICQKLGGKGKIAVIDLPSNEGWDARGQGAKWTLQQYPDIEIVQRWSWDSTGAVTPRMAIDNMLTACPNKGDLDAIWCAWDGAVFEGIQAVKAAGREEILFTGSDGGEHCFEVMKQSPNFIGTVGESVYTMAYQCVFYAHQYLRGEAVPRVVMAPGIGITRDMILNVKVPEDWNGIGDYDIPGNFKKIGWVPTI; encoded by the coding sequence ATGAAGAAGGTAATGTCTCTATTACTTATTACATTATTAATATTTTCATTGATCGGTTGTAGTGTGGATAATCCATCACAAAATGAAGAAGCATCGTCAAGTAAAAGTGAAGAAGCCCCAAATAATGATAAAACAGCCAAGGTAAAGAAGAAGGACCCCAAGGATATGGTTTTTGCTATCTCCCTTGGGTGGATGGAAAATGAATCAGGTCAACGTCAGAAATATGCTTTTGAAACTGCCATAAAGGAATTAGGTGGCACTTATTCTATAGTTGATGCAAATTATGATGCCAAAAAACAATCTGAGCAAATCGAAGCATTCATAAAGGCTAAGCCAGATGCATTATTTATTACTCCTTCAGATCCAGTAGGTATTAGTGAAGCAGTAAAGCATGCAATTGATGCAGGAATCCCAGTATTTTGTTCCGATGGTTTTGTACCGGGAGCGGCTGTAACCACAACAGTTGCCTTTGACAACTTTGCCGGTGGAGCTTGGACAATGGAGCAGATATGTCAAAAGCTTGGAGGAAAAGGGAAAATTGCAGTTATAGATCTTCCATCAAATGAAGGATGGGATGCAAGGGGTCAAGGGGCTAAATGGACATTGCAACAATATCCGGATATAGAGATAGTACAAAGATGGTCATGGGATTCAACGGGAGCTGTTACTCCACGTATGGCCATAGACAATATGCTTACTGCATGCCCAAATAAGGGAGATCTTGATGCCATATGGTGTGCATGGGATGGTGCAGTATTTGAAGGTATCCAAGCTGTAAAGGCCGCAGGACGTGAGGAAATCTTGTTTACAGGTTCCGATGGTGGAGAACACTGTTTTGAGGTCATGAAACAATCTCCAAACTTTATAGGAACAGTTGGGGAATCGGTTTATACAATGGCTTATCAATGTGTTTTCTATGCCCATCAATATCTACGTGGAGAAGCTGTACCACGTGTTGTAATGGCACCCGGCATTGGAATCACTAGAGATATGATTTTAAATGTAAAGGTTCCAGAGGATTGGAATGGTATTGGCGATTACGATATTCCTGGTAACTTTAAGAAAATTGGCTGGGTTCCAACAATCTAG
- a CDS encoding GNAT family N-acetyltransferase, giving the protein MYIGEKVRFRAYAKEDTKLAHEYISDADVKKNLTPDIPYPITLHEEEKWIENQSAFKTEYSFAIEILQSGEYIGGCGVNKVDWKNSVAEIGIFLGKKFWGKGYGSDGMNLLIKFVFEQMNINKVKLNVYSFNKRAIRCYEKLGFKLEGVLRQELFRDGQYHDIHIMGILKDEYFKKIH; this is encoded by the coding sequence ATGTATATTGGAGAAAAAGTAAGATTTAGGGCCTATGCAAAGGAAGATACAAAGCTTGCCCATGAATACATTAGCGATGCCGATGTCAAAAAAAATTTGACTCCGGACATTCCCTATCCTATAACTCTTCATGAAGAAGAGAAGTGGATTGAGAATCAATCGGCATTTAAGACGGAGTATAGCTTCGCCATTGAAATTCTTCAAAGTGGTGAATACATCGGTGGTTGCGGTGTAAATAAAGTAGATTGGAAAAACAGTGTCGCCGAAATAGGTATATTTTTAGGCAAGAAATTTTGGGGTAAAGGTTATGGCTCCGATGGAATGAATCTGCTAATAAAATTTGTTTTTGAACAGATGAATATAAATAAGGTAAAGCTTAATGTCTACTCCTTTAACAAAAGAGCCATAAGATGCTATGAAAAATTGGGATTTAAACTAGAAGGGGTTCTACGTCAAGAGTTATTTAGGGATGGACAGTATCATGATATTCACATTATGGGTATATTAAAGGATGAGTATTTCAAAAAAATACATTAG
- a CDS encoding FGGY-family carbohydrate kinase has protein sequence MNKYIIAYDLGTGGIKASLYDANGNSITSAFASYDTYYPSSGWHEQKPMQWWNAVIETTNILLNEVDIDRNHIEGIGISGHSLGVIPIDKDGNLIRESIPIWSDSRAEIQAERFFKKVDQEEWYMATGNGFPPPLYSIFKIMWYKDNEPEMFSKVYKFIGTKDYINFMLTGVACTDYSYASGSGVYDLVNWKYNEKFIEASGIPNSVLPEIVASTKILGNLTPAAAKALGLPESVKVVAGGVDNACMALGARGIKDGRVYTSLGSSAWIAVTASKPILNSTKRPYVFTHCIPGMFTSATCIFAAGSSLNWVRDNICKDMIDKAEKDGLDVYTFINEAGEASPIGAKGLLFNPSLAGGSGLDKSPKIRGGFIGLDLAHSQADMIRATMEGIAMNLRMALDVLQDYTEMSHQMLIVGGGGKSKLWRQIFADVYNKEIIKTNVGQDAGSLGAAACAAVGTGLWNDFTIIDEIHKTQDIVIPDKPNNTVYERYLKVFSRVADMQADIGDMLSDL, from the coding sequence TTGAACAAGTATATCATAGCATATGATTTAGGTACTGGGGGCATAAAGGCATCTCTTTACGATGCTAATGGCAATTCCATCACAAGTGCTTTTGCTTCATATGATACGTACTATCCTAGTTCAGGATGGCATGAACAAAAGCCCATGCAGTGGTGGAATGCAGTAATAGAAACCACAAATATATTACTTAACGAGGTTGATATTGATAGGAATCATATTGAGGGAATAGGGATTTCCGGTCATAGCCTAGGCGTTATCCCCATAGACAAGGATGGAAACCTTATTAGGGAGTCCATACCAATTTGGTCGGATTCTAGGGCAGAAATCCAAGCAGAAAGGTTCTTCAAGAAAGTAGATCAGGAGGAGTGGTATATGGCCACTGGAAACGGTTTCCCGCCTCCCCTATATTCTATATTCAAGATAATGTGGTATAAGGATAATGAACCAGAAATGTTTTCAAAGGTATACAAATTTATTGGAACTAAGGACTATATTAATTTTATGCTCACCGGTGTGGCATGCACAGATTATTCATATGCTTCGGGAAGCGGTGTTTATGACCTTGTTAATTGGAAGTATAATGAAAAATTTATTGAGGCTTCGGGTATACCAAATTCAGTTCTTCCAGAAATTGTGGCTTCAACCAAGATATTAGGCAACCTAACACCGGCTGCTGCTAAGGCCTTGGGATTACCAGAGAGTGTAAAGGTTGTTGCTGGAGGCGTGGATAACGCTTGCATGGCATTAGGTGCCAGAGGTATAAAGGACGGCAGGGTATATACGTCTCTGGGTTCGTCGGCATGGATCGCTGTTACAGCCAGTAAACCTATTTTAAATAGTACAAAAAGACCCTATGTTTTTACCCACTGTATTCCAGGGATGTTTACTTCAGCCACATGTATATTTGCTGCAGGTAGTTCTCTCAATTGGGTTCGAGACAATATCTGTAAGGATATGATTGATAAAGCAGAAAAAGATGGATTAGATGTGTATACTTTCATAAATGAAGCAGGGGAGGCCTCACCAATTGGAGCAAAGGGATTACTATTTAATCCTAGCTTGGCAGGTGGTTCTGGACTTGATAAATCTCCTAAAATCAGAGGAGGATTTATTGGGCTAGATCTTGCCCATAGCCAGGCAGATATGATTAGGGCAACCATGGAGGGTATAGCAATGAATTTGCGTATGGCTCTGGATGTGCTACAGGATTATACTGAGATGTCCCATCAAATGCTTATAGTTGGTGGAGGCGGTAAAAGTAAACTATGGAGACAGATATTTGCCGATGTTTATAATAAAGAAATAATCAAAACCAATGTAGGGCAAGATGCAGGATCCCTTGGAGCGGCGGCTTGTGCAGCTGTAGGTACTGGATTATGGAATGATTTTACCATAATAGATGAGATTCATAAGACCCAAGATATAGTAATTCCCGATAAACCTAATAATACAGTATATGAAAGATATTTAAAGGTTTTCAGTAGGGTTGCTGATATGCAAGCGGATATTGGTGATATGCTTAGTGACTTGTAG
- a CDS encoding TetR/AcrR family transcriptional regulator, producing MENKKSKREAIIYSALKMFERDGFHKTKVEEIAKGANVGKGTIYEYFDSKKDLFCQMVKYMMDKYIDIMKEAVEEEVDAVTKLHNLLKLQLKLTDAHGSIGHMIQVQVIKSGVGEQLKPMFIEFRRKQIDVIEEIIKDGIEAGLFKSADTYMAALFFIGGSNQFAFEKSFMANFCDEYKSEIKLDARGFIDAFLMGIKK from the coding sequence ATGGAAAATAAGAAAAGTAAAAGGGAAGCAATAATCTATTCAGCATTAAAGATGTTTGAACGTGATGGATTTCATAAGACAAAGGTTGAAGAAATTGCCAAGGGAGCTAATGTAGGTAAGGGGACTATTTACGAATATTTTGATAGCAAGAAGGATTTATTCTGTCAAATGGTTAAATATATGATGGATAAATACATTGATATAATGAAGGAAGCCGTGGAAGAAGAAGTGGATGCTGTTACAAAGCTTCATAATCTTTTAAAGCTTCAATTGAAATTGACTGATGCCCATGGAAGCATAGGGCATATGATTCAGGTTCAGGTAATTAAAAGTGGCGTTGGAGAACAGCTCAAGCCAATGTTTATAGAGTTTAGAAGAAAGCAGATAGATGTGATTGAGGAAATCATTAAAGATGGAATAGAAGCCGGCTTATTTAAGTCTGCGGATACTTATATGGCTGCATTATTCTTTATTGGTGGCTCTAATCAATTTGCCTTTGAGAAAAGCTTTATGGCAAATTTCTGTGATGAATACAAAAGTGAAATAAAGTTAGATGCTAGGGGATTCATAGATGCATTTTTAATGGGAATAAAGAAATAA